A stretch of Henckelia pumila isolate YLH828 chromosome 4, ASM3356847v2, whole genome shotgun sequence DNA encodes these proteins:
- the LOC140862586 gene encoding pentatricopeptide repeat-containing protein At3g53170 isoform X2, with translation MELHLLSPAIRVSCFATKSSSRTNSDYCSSMEPRGLQFRKFSKKDLSRILRTEAAIKAIEKKANSSKYNNLWPKAILEALNDAIKRNRWESALKIFDLLRRQNWYEPRCQTYTKLLVMLGKCKQTGQATILFETMLADGLQPTVDVYTALVGAYAVNGLFVEAFGVVNDMKSVRDCKPDAFTYSILLKSCMKVHRFDMVGIIFEEMLHSRIECSTVTFNILIDGYGKAKRLDLMEASLTDMIQSEKSHPDVFTFNSVIGAYGSCGRIKKMEDWFDEFQLMGIKPDIMTYNILIKSYGKCSLYEKMGSVMEFMRKRLYSPTIVTYNILIETFGKAGNIDKMDEIFLEMKHQGLKPNSITYSSLTWAYSKAGLWGKVDSILRQVENSDVELDTPFFNCVISAYGSAGDVEKMNELFMAMKGTGCKPDYITFNTMIQAYRAQGMIKAVQILENNMIRVNETLGFRG, from the exons ATGGAGCTCCATCTGCTAAGCCCAGCAATCCGAGTCTCGTGCTTCGCTACAAAATCTTCATCCAGGACAAACTCGGATTATTGCAGCAGCATGGAGCCACGGGGCCTCCAGTTCCGAAAATTCTCCAAGAAAGACCTCTCAAGAATCTTGAGAACCGAGGCCGCCATTAAAGCCATTGAGAAGAAGGCAAATTCTTCCAAATACAACAATCTCTGGCCTAAGGCCATCTTGGAAGCTCTAAATGATGCTATTAAACGGAACCGATGGGAGTCTGCTTTAAAG ATATTTGATCTTCTACGCAGGCAAAATTGGTATGAGCCCAGATGTCAGACATATACAAAGTTGTTAGTAATGCTCGGCAAGTGCAAGCAGACTGGTCAGGCAACCATTCTTTTTGAGACCATGCTGGCTGATGGCCTCCAGCCTACCGTCGATGTTTACACCGCTCTTGTCGGTGCCTATGCAGTCAATGGCCTCTTTGTTGAGGCATTTGGTGTAGTTAATGATATGAAGTCTGTCCGTGATTGCAAACCCGATGCTTTTACTTACTCTATCCTTTTGAAATCCTGCATGAAAGTCCATCGATTCGATATGGTAGGGATAATCTTCGAAGAGATGTTGCATTCGAGAATTGAGTGTAGTACTGTAACATTCAATATTCTGATTGATGGATATGGTAAAGCTAAAAGACTTGATTTGATGGAGGCCTCATTGACAGACATGATTCAGAGTGAAAAAAGTCATCCCGATGTATTCACTTTCAACTCTGTTATAGGGGCTTATGGCAGTTGTGGAAGGATTAAAAAAATGGAGGACTGGTTTGATGAATTTCAGCTTATGGGAATAAAGCCTGACATTATGACTTACAATATTCTGATTAAATCATATGGGAAATGTAGCTTGTACGAAAAAATGGGATCTGTTATGGAGTTTATGAGGAAGAGATTATATTCTCCAACAATTGTTACCTATAACATATTAATTGAGACATTTGGAAAGGCTGGAAACATTGATAAGATGGATGAGATTTTCTTGGAAATGAAACATCAAGGATTGAAGCCTAACTCAATTACTTACAGTTCTCTTACGTGGGCATATAGTAAAGCCGGGCTTTGGGGAAAAGTTGATTCAATTTTAAGACAAGTGGAGAATTCTGATGTGGAGTTAGATACTCCATTTTTCAACTGTGTAATTAGTGCTTATGGCAGTGCGGGTGATGTCGAAAAGATGAATGAATTATTCATGGCAATGAAAGGTACTGGATGTAAACCAGACTATATAACCTTTAATACGATGATTCAAGCCTATCGTGCACAAGGAATGATCAAGGCTGTTCAGATTTTGGAGAATAATATGATACGTGTGAACGAGACATTAG
- the LOC140860973 gene encoding uncharacterized protein produces MANITKLEFEALDISGKNYLSWILDAEVHLVSKDLENTIKEENNESPQDLAKSLIFLRHHLDDGLKAEYLTVKNPQELWKNLKERFDHQRSIVLPRARYVWIHLRLQDFKSIRDYNSALFKICSKLKLCAENISDQDLLEKTFSTFHASNVLLQQQYRERGFKKYSELISCLLVAEQNNELLLKNHQLRPTGSTPFPEANEISFPEVNANSTQNPHIRKGRGRGHGRGRGHGQNKNYQQHDEKRQKTNHQQWKSNNEEEKGRNMK; encoded by the coding sequence ATGGCAAACATTACAAAACTTGAATTTGAAGCACTTGACATTAGTGGAAAAAACTatttgtcatggattttggatgCTGAGGTTCATCTTGTTTCTAAGGATCTTGAAAACAcaataaaagaagaaaataatgaATCCCCGCAGGATCTTGCAAAATCTCTTATTTTTCTTCGCCACCATCTCGATGATGGATTGAAAGCCGAGTATCTCACTGTGAAAAACCCACAAGAACTTTGGAAAAATCTTAAAGAAAGGTTTGACCATCAGAGGAGTATAGTTCTCCCAAGAGCTCGTTATGTGTGGATTCATCTTCGCCTACAAGATTTCAAATCTATAAGAGATTATAACTCCGCATTATTCAAGATTTGTTCAAAGCTCAAACTTTGTGCAGAAAATATTTCTGATCAAGATCTACTTGAAAAAACTTTCTCCACCTTTCATGCTTCAAATGTGCTCCTGCAGCAGCAATATCGTGAGCGTGGATTTAAAAAGTACTCTGAGCTTATTTCCTGTCTACTAGTTGCTGAACAGAACAATGAATTACTAttgaaaaatcatcaattaCGCCCAACTGGCTCTACaccatttcctgaagcaaatgaaATATCATTCCCTGAAGTGAATGCCAACTCAACTCAAAATCCCCATATTAGAAAAGGACGTGGGCGTGGTCATGGGCGTGGGCGTGGCCATGGTCAAAACAAAAATTACCAGCAACATGATGAAAAGAGACAGAAAACAAACCACCAGCAGTGGAAATCGAataatgaagaagaaaaagggAGAAACATGAAATAG
- the LOC140862586 gene encoding pentatricopeptide repeat-containing protein At3g53170 isoform X3: MELHLLSPAIRVSCFATKSSSRTNSDYCSSMEPRGLQFRKFSKKDLSRILRTEAAIKAIEKKANSSKYNNLWPKAILEALNDAIKRNRWESALKIFDLLRRQNWYEPRCQTYTKLLVMLGKCKQTGQATILFETMLADGLQPTVDVYTALVGAYAVNGLFVEAFGVVNDMKSVRDCKPDAFTYSILLKSCMKVHRFDMVGIIFEEMLHSRIECSTVTFNILIDGYGKAKRLDLMEASLTDMIQSEKSHPDVFTFNSVIGAYGSCGRIKKMEDWFDEFQLMGIKPDIMTYNILIKSYGKCSLYEKMGSVMEFMRKRLYSPTIVTYNILIETFGKAGNIDKMDEIFLEMKHQGLKPNSITYSSLTWAYSKAGLWGKVDSILRQVENSDVELDTPFFNCVISAYGSAGDVEKMNELFMAMKGTGCKPDYITFNTMIQAYRAQGMIKAVQILENNMIRVNETLGTE, encoded by the exons ATGGAGCTCCATCTGCTAAGCCCAGCAATCCGAGTCTCGTGCTTCGCTACAAAATCTTCATCCAGGACAAACTCGGATTATTGCAGCAGCATGGAGCCACGGGGCCTCCAGTTCCGAAAATTCTCCAAGAAAGACCTCTCAAGAATCTTGAGAACCGAGGCCGCCATTAAAGCCATTGAGAAGAAGGCAAATTCTTCCAAATACAACAATCTCTGGCCTAAGGCCATCTTGGAAGCTCTAAATGATGCTATTAAACGGAACCGATGGGAGTCTGCTTTAAAG ATATTTGATCTTCTACGCAGGCAAAATTGGTATGAGCCCAGATGTCAGACATATACAAAGTTGTTAGTAATGCTCGGCAAGTGCAAGCAGACTGGTCAGGCAACCATTCTTTTTGAGACCATGCTGGCTGATGGCCTCCAGCCTACCGTCGATGTTTACACCGCTCTTGTCGGTGCCTATGCAGTCAATGGCCTCTTTGTTGAGGCATTTGGTGTAGTTAATGATATGAAGTCTGTCCGTGATTGCAAACCCGATGCTTTTACTTACTCTATCCTTTTGAAATCCTGCATGAAAGTCCATCGATTCGATATGGTAGGGATAATCTTCGAAGAGATGTTGCATTCGAGAATTGAGTGTAGTACTGTAACATTCAATATTCTGATTGATGGATATGGTAAAGCTAAAAGACTTGATTTGATGGAGGCCTCATTGACAGACATGATTCAGAGTGAAAAAAGTCATCCCGATGTATTCACTTTCAACTCTGTTATAGGGGCTTATGGCAGTTGTGGAAGGATTAAAAAAATGGAGGACTGGTTTGATGAATTTCAGCTTATGGGAATAAAGCCTGACATTATGACTTACAATATTCTGATTAAATCATATGGGAAATGTAGCTTGTACGAAAAAATGGGATCTGTTATGGAGTTTATGAGGAAGAGATTATATTCTCCAACAATTGTTACCTATAACATATTAATTGAGACATTTGGAAAGGCTGGAAACATTGATAAGATGGATGAGATTTTCTTGGAAATGAAACATCAAGGATTGAAGCCTAACTCAATTACTTACAGTTCTCTTACGTGGGCATATAGTAAAGCCGGGCTTTGGGGAAAAGTTGATTCAATTTTAAGACAAGTGGAGAATTCTGATGTGGAGTTAGATACTCCATTTTTCAACTGTGTAATTAGTGCTTATGGCAGTGCGGGTGATGTCGAAAAGATGAATGAATTATTCATGGCAATGAAAGGTACTGGATGTAAACCAGACTATATAACCTTTAATACGATGATTCAAGCCTATCGTGCACAAGGAATGATCAAGGCTGTTCAGATTTTGGAGAATAATATGATACGTGTGAACGAGACATTAGGTACCGAGTAA
- the LOC140862586 gene encoding pentatricopeptide repeat-containing protein At3g53170 isoform X1 — MELHLLSPAIRVSCFATKSSSRTNSDYCSSMEPRGLQFRKFSKKDLSRILRTEAAIKAIEKKANSSKYNNLWPKAILEALNDAIKRNRWESALKIFDLLRRQNWYEPRCQTYTKLLVMLGKCKQTGQATILFETMLADGLQPTVDVYTALVGAYAVNGLFVEAFGVVNDMKSVRDCKPDAFTYSILLKSCMKVHRFDMVGIIFEEMLHSRIECSTVTFNILIDGYGKAKRLDLMEASLTDMIQSEKSHPDVFTFNSVIGAYGSCGRIKKMEDWFDEFQLMGIKPDIMTYNILIKSYGKCSLYEKMGSVMEFMRKRLYSPTIVTYNILIETFGKAGNIDKMDEIFLEMKHQGLKPNSITYSSLTWAYSKAGLWGKVDSILRQVENSDVELDTPFFNCVISAYGSAGDVEKMNELFMAMKGTGCKPDYITFNTMIQAYRAQGMIKAVQILENNMIRVNETLARISRIIYTGLNFA; from the exons ATGGAGCTCCATCTGCTAAGCCCAGCAATCCGAGTCTCGTGCTTCGCTACAAAATCTTCATCCAGGACAAACTCGGATTATTGCAGCAGCATGGAGCCACGGGGCCTCCAGTTCCGAAAATTCTCCAAGAAAGACCTCTCAAGAATCTTGAGAACCGAGGCCGCCATTAAAGCCATTGAGAAGAAGGCAAATTCTTCCAAATACAACAATCTCTGGCCTAAGGCCATCTTGGAAGCTCTAAATGATGCTATTAAACGGAACCGATGGGAGTCTGCTTTAAAG ATATTTGATCTTCTACGCAGGCAAAATTGGTATGAGCCCAGATGTCAGACATATACAAAGTTGTTAGTAATGCTCGGCAAGTGCAAGCAGACTGGTCAGGCAACCATTCTTTTTGAGACCATGCTGGCTGATGGCCTCCAGCCTACCGTCGATGTTTACACCGCTCTTGTCGGTGCCTATGCAGTCAATGGCCTCTTTGTTGAGGCATTTGGTGTAGTTAATGATATGAAGTCTGTCCGTGATTGCAAACCCGATGCTTTTACTTACTCTATCCTTTTGAAATCCTGCATGAAAGTCCATCGATTCGATATGGTAGGGATAATCTTCGAAGAGATGTTGCATTCGAGAATTGAGTGTAGTACTGTAACATTCAATATTCTGATTGATGGATATGGTAAAGCTAAAAGACTTGATTTGATGGAGGCCTCATTGACAGACATGATTCAGAGTGAAAAAAGTCATCCCGATGTATTCACTTTCAACTCTGTTATAGGGGCTTATGGCAGTTGTGGAAGGATTAAAAAAATGGAGGACTGGTTTGATGAATTTCAGCTTATGGGAATAAAGCCTGACATTATGACTTACAATATTCTGATTAAATCATATGGGAAATGTAGCTTGTACGAAAAAATGGGATCTGTTATGGAGTTTATGAGGAAGAGATTATATTCTCCAACAATTGTTACCTATAACATATTAATTGAGACATTTGGAAAGGCTGGAAACATTGATAAGATGGATGAGATTTTCTTGGAAATGAAACATCAAGGATTGAAGCCTAACTCAATTACTTACAGTTCTCTTACGTGGGCATATAGTAAAGCCGGGCTTTGGGGAAAAGTTGATTCAATTTTAAGACAAGTGGAGAATTCTGATGTGGAGTTAGATACTCCATTTTTCAACTGTGTAATTAGTGCTTATGGCAGTGCGGGTGATGTCGAAAAGATGAATGAATTATTCATGGCAATGAAAGGTACTGGATGTAAACCAGACTATATAACCTTTAATACGATGATTCAAGCCTATCGTGCACAAGGAATGATCAAGGCTGTTCAGATTTTGGAGAATAATATGATACGTGTGAACGAGACATTAG